Proteins from one Entomospira culicis genomic window:
- the hisS gene encoding histidine--tRNA ligase, with amino-acid sequence MIEPRIVKGFRDALPQEEHLRRQIMEKLADAFALQGYEAIDTPTLEYTETLLGKSGGETEKQIFRFKDAGERDVAMRFDLTVPLARYVTMHRDELALPFKRYHIAKVWRGEKPQRGRFREFYQCDFDIVGSDDAMADLDILMTAQTALVLLGVPAFVIEVNHRGILLGYLEQLGIAQHNTEILRSLDKVDKLGWQVVETELLPLISAEMIAKLKDFITPASDAWATIAKLRNLMGDHASLLVLENLFRQFKALDVAHFFTVNPKITRGLDYYTGMVFETFLLDDRALGSICSGGRYDNLMALYSKNPMSGVGGSIGLDRLLSAENILSQLNISERLRMMIYAPVDLAKVGALMRMLRDLGVVVEIYPGQKKVDQQTKYALRKGARLGIFVEGEGYTLRKFVERESLKDLSLEALIAHLKEHYLA; translated from the coding sequence ATGATAGAACCACGCATTGTTAAGGGATTTCGCGATGCTCTTCCGCAAGAGGAGCATCTGCGTCGCCAGATTATGGAGAAGCTTGCCGATGCCTTTGCGTTGCAGGGCTATGAGGCGATTGATACGCCAACGTTGGAGTACACCGAGACCTTATTAGGCAAGAGTGGCGGGGAGACAGAGAAGCAAATTTTTCGTTTTAAAGATGCCGGTGAGCGCGATGTTGCCATGCGCTTCGATCTCACTGTGCCTCTGGCGCGCTATGTAACGATGCATCGTGATGAGTTGGCGCTACCCTTTAAGCGCTATCATATTGCAAAGGTCTGGCGGGGCGAGAAGCCTCAACGCGGGCGCTTTCGTGAATTTTATCAATGTGATTTTGACATTGTGGGTAGCGATGATGCGATGGCCGATCTTGATATCCTTATGACGGCGCAAACTGCGCTGGTTTTACTCGGCGTGCCTGCCTTTGTCATCGAGGTGAACCATCGCGGGATTCTACTGGGTTACTTGGAGCAGTTGGGAATTGCTCAGCACAATACCGAAATTTTGCGATCCCTAGATAAGGTGGATAAGCTAGGCTGGCAGGTGGTGGAGACGGAGCTTCTTCCATTGATAAGTGCTGAAATGATTGCGAAGCTCAAGGATTTTATCACACCAGCAAGCGATGCTTGGGCGACGATTGCTAAGCTACGTAACTTGATGGGTGATCATGCGTCGTTGTTAGTGTTGGAAAATCTTTTTAGACAATTTAAAGCGCTAGATGTTGCACATTTTTTCACCGTTAATCCTAAAATTACGCGTGGGTTAGACTACTATACAGGCATGGTGTTTGAGACGTTTCTGTTAGATGATCGGGCGTTAGGGTCGATCTGTTCTGGTGGTCGCTATGATAACCTAATGGCACTCTATAGTAAAAATCCTATGAGTGGCGTGGGTGGGAGCATCGGTTTAGATCGCCTCTTGTCGGCAGAGAATATTTTATCGCAGCTTAATATTAGCGAGCGTTTACGCATGATGATTTATGCCCCCGTTGACTTAGCCAAGGTGGGGGCATTAATGCGCATGTTACGCGATTTAGGTGTGGTGGTAGAGATCTATCCAGGGCAGAAAAAGGTCGATCAACAGACTAAGTATGCGCTACGCAAAGGGGCAAGGTTGGGCATCTTTGTGGAGGGCGAGGGTTATACTTTACGTAAATTTGTCGAACGAGAGAGCCTCAAGGATCTCTCCTTAGAGGCGCTGATTGCTCACCTTAAGGAGCACTATCTTGCCTAA
- a CDS encoding SAM-dependent methyltransferase — protein sequence MPKAGGNRRSSNDFWAEKAKVEGYPARSVYKLEEILAKSGGIKSDSLVLDLGAAPGSWSFYLVRKHQARVVACDLKPLDSKVLANKQIDFIKGDFLREDVSAKIASYGAYDAVVCDAAPATTGDRLVDSARSYRLVEQALGLALAHLVEGGLFIAKIFAGGDEQELIEQAKLHFVDVKTMRPKAVRKESFELYLVASKFNKS from the coding sequence TTGCCTAAAGCGGGGGGAAATCGTCGTAGTAGTAACGACTTTTGGGCGGAAAAGGCCAAGGTGGAAGGGTATCCTGCGCGTTCGGTGTATAAGTTGGAAGAGATTTTGGCAAAGAGCGGAGGCATCAAGAGCGATAGTTTAGTCCTCGATCTTGGGGCAGCACCTGGAAGCTGGTCGTTTTATTTGGTGCGTAAGCATCAGGCGCGCGTGGTTGCCTGCGATTTGAAACCATTGGATAGTAAAGTCTTGGCGAATAAGCAAATCGATTTTATTAAGGGCGACTTTTTACGTGAAGATGTCTCGGCAAAAATCGCTAGCTACGGGGCTTATGATGCAGTGGTTTGCGATGCTGCTCCTGCTACCACGGGCGATCGCTTGGTGGATAGTGCGCGCAGTTATCGGCTGGTGGAGCAGGCGTTGGGTTTGGCACTGGCGCATTTGGTGGAGGGCGGACTCTTTATTGCGAAAATTTTCGCTGGTGGTGATGAGCAGGAGCTGATCGAGCAGGCGAAACTTCATTTTGTCGATGTAAAAACCATGCGTCCGAAAGCGGTGCGCAAGGAGTCATTTGAGCTTTACCTTGTGGCAAGCAAATTTAATAAGAGTTAG
- a CDS encoding glycosyltransferase: protein MMKVALIHYWLVGMRGGEKVLEALCELFPQADIYTHVYDPKKISATIKRHRVYTTAIQRLPRATSWYQRYLPLMPRALEALDLSNYDLIISSESGPAKGILAPSHIPHVCYCHTPMRYLWDYYHYYLKSSGKLTQLFFRHFAPALRTWDLLSAYRVDHFITNSHNVARRIMRTYQRESTVIYPPVDLPDAEILSTQKGNFYLFLGQVTAYKRADLAIDAFRKSGLPLVIAGAGDAIKNLPANIQALGFVSSQKRQELLAQAKALLFPGEEDFGIVPLEAMAHGTPVIAYAKGGALETVIPEVSGILFQEQTVDSLQGAIEQLEANPQRFNPKTLYAHAQKFSKERFKEQMHRYIEQRLSEHKAIVGTPMRD, encoded by the coding sequence ATGATGAAAGTTGCTCTAATTCACTACTGGCTGGTGGGCATGCGTGGTGGCGAAAAGGTGCTAGAGGCGCTTTGTGAACTCTTCCCCCAAGCCGACATTTATACCCATGTCTACGATCCCAAAAAGATTAGCGCAACCATCAAGCGCCACCGCGTTTACACTACGGCTATCCAACGTCTTCCACGCGCTACATCTTGGTATCAACGCTATTTGCCTCTCATGCCCCGCGCCCTCGAAGCGCTTGATCTAAGCAACTACGATCTCATCATCAGCAGTGAGAGCGGCCCAGCCAAAGGCATCCTCGCCCCCAGCCATATCCCCCACGTCTGCTACTGCCACACCCCCATGCGCTATCTTTGGGATTACTACCACTACTATCTAAAGAGTAGCGGAAAGCTCACCCAGCTCTTCTTTCGCCACTTTGCCCCCGCCCTACGAACGTGGGATCTGCTTAGCGCCTATCGGGTTGATCACTTTATTACCAACTCGCACAACGTCGCCCGACGCATCATGCGTACCTACCAACGCGAAAGCACCGTCATCTATCCCCCAGTCGATCTGCCCGATGCCGAAATCCTCTCTACACAAAAAGGGAATTTTTATCTCTTTTTAGGACAAGTAACCGCCTATAAACGCGCCGATCTCGCCATCGACGCCTTTCGTAAAAGTGGTCTTCCATTAGTTATCGCGGGTGCAGGCGATGCAATCAAGAATCTGCCTGCTAATATCCAAGCGCTCGGCTTTGTCTCCAGCCAAAAACGTCAAGAGCTCCTCGCGCAAGCCAAAGCACTCCTCTTTCCCGGGGAAGAGGATTTTGGTATCGTTCCCCTCGAGGCTATGGCGCACGGCACGCCGGTCATCGCCTACGCCAAAGGTGGCGCGCTCGAGACGGTGATTCCCGAAGTCAGTGGCATTCTCTTTCAAGAGCAGACCGTAGATTCGCTCCAAGGCGCTATCGAACAACTCGAGGCAAACCCACAACGCTTCAACCCAAAAACCCTCTATGCCCATGCCCAAAAATTCTCAAAGGAACGCTTTAAAGAGCAAATGCATCGCTATATTGAACAACGATTATCCGAGCATAAAGCTATCGTCGGCACTCCCATGCGCGACTAA
- a CDS encoding glycosyltransferase family 4 protein, with amino-acid sequence MKIIVNARFLCTRATGVQRFAFEISRYLKRLDHSIEFLCPHNIQQDAWADELGAKVIGHFQGHLWEQIDLFRYLKRQPNAILFSPGNTGPLFVKQQLLVLHDVAFLTNPQAFNWKFRLYYRFLIKRLSKNVAKITTVSDFSRQEILSFYPHVQEKIHVVYNGITRFPRNLSQYVGKPYFLVVGSFDPRKNIPFIIETYRKLPEENRPRLKIVGGFGKTFKKENFGTIPSDVEFVGQAGDDTLARLYSNATALLFPSIYEGFGLPPVEAMSFGTPCLVSDIPVLHEVLKDAALFLPINNEELWIDALIQIQQDKELRNSLKERGLLQSQKFSWEVSANQIYQHLKEIAPQ; translated from the coding sequence ATGAAGATTATCGTCAACGCACGCTTTTTGTGCACACGCGCCACCGGTGTTCAACGCTTTGCTTTCGAGATCTCTCGCTACCTCAAGCGCCTCGATCATAGCATCGAATTTCTCTGCCCCCACAACATTCAGCAAGATGCTTGGGCAGATGAGCTGGGTGCTAAAGTCATTGGACACTTCCAAGGGCATCTCTGGGAACAGATCGATCTCTTTAGATACCTCAAACGCCAGCCCAACGCCATCCTCTTCTCTCCGGGTAATACTGGCCCGCTCTTTGTAAAACAGCAACTCCTCGTCCTCCACGACGTTGCATTTCTCACTAATCCGCAAGCATTTAACTGGAAATTTCGTCTTTACTACCGCTTTCTCATTAAGCGATTGAGCAAAAATGTTGCCAAAATCACCACCGTTAGCGACTTCTCCCGTCAAGAGATCCTCTCCTTTTACCCCCACGTTCAAGAGAAGATCCACGTCGTCTACAATGGCATCACCCGTTTTCCGCGTAATCTCTCGCAGTATGTGGGCAAACCATATTTTCTCGTGGTGGGCTCCTTCGATCCGCGTAAAAATATTCCCTTTATTATCGAAACCTATCGTAAGCTTCCAGAGGAGAATCGCCCTCGCCTCAAAATAGTGGGAGGCTTTGGTAAAACCTTCAAAAAAGAGAATTTTGGGACGATTCCTAGCGATGTCGAATTTGTGGGACAAGCCGGCGATGATACCCTCGCGCGCCTTTACAGTAACGCCACTGCCCTCCTCTTTCCCTCCATCTATGAAGGCTTTGGACTGCCCCCCGTCGAGGCGATGAGCTTTGGCACGCCTTGTCTGGTTTCGGATATCCCTGTACTCCACGAGGTACTCAAAGACGCCGCCCTCTTTCTTCCCATCAACAACGAAGAGCTCTGGATTGATGCGTTGATCCAAATTCAACAAGATAAGGAACTCCGCAATAGCCTCAAAGAGCGGGGTCTATTACAAAGTCAAAAATTTAGCTGGGAAGTAAGTGCCAATCAAATTTATCAACATCTCAAGGAGATCGCCCCACAATGA
- a CDS encoding PHP domain-containing protein, translating into MLENFHTHLPYCGHASGTALEYIKQAEALQFRALGFSDHSPVPSHMYGVQGFKMKESELSLYRDEVLSAKKEATIPIYLGMEVDIISQEKAYLEEVLIPQLKPDYLLGSIHYIRLGDGSYADLGSIESAKHFDLYIEQLRWAITQPHFLFIGHADRVIMNDYVQKNDASLRDVWQAIAKLAKAHNKPMEFNTSAPLHRSEVFWQEMLREQVSVLVSSDAHAPSRLGYGLVEGYAWLEKHGAQIVYGSELLSK; encoded by the coding sequence ATGTTAGAGAATTTTCATACGCATTTACCCTATTGTGGACACGCCAGTGGCACCGCGTTGGAGTATATTAAACAGGCAGAAGCATTGCAATTTCGCGCATTGGGCTTTAGTGACCACAGTCCGGTGCCTAGCCACATGTATGGTGTGCAAGGCTTTAAGATGAAGGAGAGCGAACTTTCGCTCTATCGTGATGAGGTGCTTAGCGCCAAAAAAGAGGCAACCATTCCGATCTATTTGGGAATGGAGGTGGATATCATCAGCCAAGAGAAAGCCTACCTTGAGGAGGTGCTTATCCCGCAACTTAAACCCGATTACCTATTGGGATCGATCCATTATATCCGTTTGGGCGATGGATCGTATGCCGATTTGGGATCGATCGAGAGCGCGAAGCACTTCGATCTTTATATTGAACAGCTTCGTTGGGCGATTACGCAACCGCACTTTCTCTTTATTGGGCATGCCGATCGGGTGATTATGAATGATTATGTGCAAAAAAATGATGCTTCCTTGCGCGATGTCTGGCAGGCGATTGCTAAGTTGGCAAAGGCGCACAATAAACCGATGGAGTTTAATACTTCTGCGCCGTTGCATCGCAGTGAGGTTTTTTGGCAAGAGATGCTTAGGGAGCAGGTTTCGGTGTTGGTCTCTAGTGATGCGCATGCGCCCAGTCGTCTGGGGTATGGTTTGGTGGAGGGCTATGCTTGGCTAGAGAAACATGGCGCGCAGATTGTCTATGGGAGCGAGCTTTTATCCAAATAA
- a CDS encoding M15 family metallopeptidase yields the protein MRQLIYGILLMSLLGCTSKETIFAEDEVVAYLSPYFTFTTHSWQAFVEESALHEPQQRRMIADGERFLALAHVMFRSDESLLWLVDKQHFLPADYAPNDLIKLDSLVWPRVNRAGHELRRESVNALEAMHQQAVREGTPLLVSSTYRSYSRQQDVYAGWVRQLGQVEADRLSAKAGTSQHQLGTVVDFGSINASFTGTKMQQWLEKHAHTYGFSLSYPNGYEAETGYDYESWHYRYLGREALMMQREFFDDLQFQLLTFWHYRHAELQTFWLGKQE from the coding sequence ATGAGACAACTAATCTATGGTATCTTGCTGATGAGTCTGTTGGGTTGTACCTCAAAAGAGACGATTTTTGCCGAGGACGAGGTGGTAGCGTACCTCTCGCCTTACTTTACCTTTACTACGCATAGCTGGCAGGCATTTGTAGAGGAATCTGCGTTGCATGAGCCACAACAGCGTCGCATGATTGCCGACGGAGAACGCTTTTTAGCCTTGGCACACGTCATGTTTCGTAGCGATGAGTCGTTGCTATGGCTGGTGGATAAGCAACACTTTCTCCCTGCCGATTACGCCCCAAACGATTTAATCAAACTTGATAGTTTAGTCTGGCCACGGGTCAACCGTGCGGGGCATGAGTTGCGTCGAGAGAGCGTTAATGCACTGGAGGCGATGCATCAACAGGCAGTGCGCGAGGGTACTCCGCTCTTGGTCTCCAGTACTTATCGCAGTTATTCTCGACAACAGGATGTTTATGCTGGCTGGGTACGTCAACTGGGGCAGGTAGAGGCCGATAGACTCTCGGCAAAGGCAGGCACGAGTCAGCATCAACTGGGTACGGTCGTCGACTTTGGCTCGATTAACGCGAGCTTTACCGGTACCAAGATGCAACAGTGGCTGGAAAAACATGCTCACACTTATGGCTTTAGCCTCTCCTATCCTAACGGGTACGAAGCAGAGACGGGCTACGATTATGAGAGTTGGCACTATCGCTATTTAGGGCGAGAGGCACTGATGATGCAACGCGAATTTTTTGATGATTTGCAATTTCAACTGCTGACCTTCTGGCATTATCGCCATGCAGAATTACAAACGTTTTGGTTAGGCAAGCAAGAGTAA
- a CDS encoding iron-sulfur cluster assembly scaffold protein, whose protein sequence is MAKSDLIGGALWDEYSSKVASRMNDPKHRGEISQAEATLMGGKLVVADFGAEACGDAVRLFWVVDENEKIVAAKFKSFGCGTAIAASDMMVELCIGKTVKEALTIDNLIVEKHLRDDENKPAVPPQKMHCSVMAHDAIKEAAANFYGVDRSVYEDSQIVCECARVRIGDIKDAIRINNLSTLEEVTQYTKAGGFCKSCLRPGGHEAKEMYIEDILRDTLAEMAKEGKQQPKEASELTFEQMSIFQKGKHLQEFFTEVISPMLAMDGGAAELGDFYEENNRLIVHINYKGACVGCASSATGTLMAIQNLLKQEVSNRIDVRL, encoded by the coding sequence ATGGCCAAAAGTGATTTAATCGGTGGCGCGTTGTGGGATGAGTACAGCTCTAAGGTTGCCTCTCGCATGAACGACCCTAAGCATCGTGGTGAGATTAGCCAAGCCGAAGCAACCCTCATGGGCGGTAAGTTGGTGGTTGCCGACTTCGGTGCCGAGGCGTGTGGTGATGCCGTGCGTCTATTTTGGGTGGTAGATGAGAATGAAAAGATTGTCGCCGCCAAGTTTAAGAGTTTTGGATGCGGTACCGCAATTGCCGCTAGCGATATGATGGTAGAGCTCTGCATTGGTAAGACGGTAAAAGAGGCTCTCACGATCGATAATTTGATTGTGGAGAAGCATTTGCGTGACGATGAGAATAAGCCTGCCGTGCCTCCACAAAAGATGCATTGTAGCGTTATGGCGCACGATGCGATTAAAGAGGCGGCAGCCAACTTTTATGGTGTCGATCGCAGTGTCTATGAGGATTCGCAAATCGTCTGTGAGTGCGCGCGCGTACGTATCGGCGACATCAAGGACGCGATCCGTATTAACAATCTCTCCACTTTAGAAGAGGTTACCCAGTACACCAAGGCGGGTGGATTCTGCAAGAGTTGTCTACGTCCCGGTGGACATGAAGCCAAAGAGATGTACATTGAGGACATTCTACGCGATACCCTCGCCGAGATGGCCAAAGAGGGCAAGCAACAGCCCAAAGAGGCTTCGGAGCTTACCTTTGAGCAGATGTCGATTTTCCAGAAGGGAAAACATTTGCAAGAGTTCTTCACCGAGGTTATCTCACCGATGCTCGCTATGGATGGTGGGGCTGCCGAATTGGGCGACTTCTACGAAGAGAACAATCGTCTCATCGTACACATCAACTATAAAGGTGCTTGTGTAGGCTGTGCTAGTTCTGCTACTGGTACGCTCATGGCAATCCAAAATCTCCTCAAACAAGAGGTTAGCAACCGCATCGACGTGCGTCTTTAA
- a CDS encoding FliG C-terminal domain-containing protein: protein MSMRLNKKGLDAYQKVVSSSTPSRQASASVMPKPDIKSDMERPLRADVKKEESPASPPVSRGVRRSAELLMMMGTEAANEALSHMSVEEIRQVMAEVSRIKAEKAHARANQAEQVDGMDTAKGFLKTAFGEDASARILRTAVPDLVEKPFSFLSDIPEEQVVALLKDESIEILAIILPRIKPLTAKRVLESVAPFEQTDLIKRIVKVKRVDTEVITRIEEVLQERLRLMGKPVEQEEFDGQEALVQILRYMSADKERDILDKLAGEEPTTARAIEQQLFTIDALTWMQPKDLQARLQALRNDELAILIKAKSQPIRDLILASLSKRRMDAVLQEEALMGLIAKREVDRVTREFLDQLRDEEREGKLVLIRPGESFL, encoded by the coding sequence ATGTCTATGCGATTGAATAAAAAAGGGTTAGATGCCTATCAAAAAGTGGTCTCCTCAAGCACGCCAAGCAGGCAAGCCTCTGCTTCGGTGATGCCTAAGCCAGATATAAAGAGTGATATGGAGCGTCCGTTACGCGCTGATGTAAAAAAAGAAGAGTCTCCGGCTTCCCCACCTGTGAGTCGTGGGGTACGGCGATCGGCAGAGCTTTTAATGATGATGGGAACCGAGGCCGCGAATGAGGCGCTCTCGCACATGAGTGTGGAGGAGATTCGCCAAGTGATGGCGGAAGTTTCGCGTATTAAAGCAGAAAAGGCTCATGCGAGGGCTAATCAAGCTGAACAGGTGGACGGCATGGATACGGCGAAGGGTTTCCTTAAAACAGCCTTTGGTGAAGATGCTAGTGCGCGTATCTTGCGTACGGCGGTGCCTGATTTGGTGGAGAAGCCCTTTAGCTTCTTGTCCGATATCCCTGAAGAGCAGGTGGTGGCTTTACTAAAAGATGAGTCGATTGAGATTTTGGCGATTATTCTACCACGTATTAAACCGCTCACGGCAAAGCGCGTGTTGGAGTCGGTTGCGCCCTTTGAGCAGACGGATCTTATTAAGCGTATTGTCAAGGTTAAGCGCGTGGATACCGAGGTGATTACGCGCATTGAAGAGGTGTTGCAAGAGCGCTTACGCCTTATGGGCAAGCCAGTGGAGCAAGAAGAGTTTGACGGACAAGAGGCTTTGGTACAAATCTTGCGTTATATGTCTGCGGATAAAGAGCGCGATATTTTGGATAAACTTGCCGGAGAGGAGCCAACGACGGCACGTGCAATTGAGCAGCAACTCTTTACCATCGATGCATTAACGTGGATGCAACCGAAGGATTTACAAGCACGTTTACAAGCGCTTCGTAATGATGAGTTAGCGATTCTGATTAAGGCAAAGAGCCAGCCTATTCGCGATCTTATTCTTGCTTCGTTGAGCAAGCGTCGTATGGATGCCGTTCTTCAGGAGGAGGCATTGATGGGCTTAATTGCTAAGCGTGAGGTTGATCGGGTAACGCGCGAATTTTTAGATCAATTGCGTGATGAGGAGCGCGAAGGTAAGCTTGTCTTAATACGTCCGGGGGAGTCGTTCCTTTAG
- a CDS encoding diphosphate--fructose-6-phosphate 1-phosphotransferase: MKSITALQKARYAYLPKLPSALMQDVKNVVAVKGSATESFADQQAIKQLFPHTYGQPIVSFESGASSATFNPIKVGVILSGGQAPGGHNVIAGLYDGLKKANPQSQLFGFLGGPSGLLEAKYLEVTDSLMDEYRNTGGFDMIQSGRTKLESSEQFDLVLENAQKLSLDALVVIGGDDSNTNGAVLAEYFKAKNSSIQVIGCPKTIDGDLKNQFIETSFGFDTAAKTYSELIGNIARDAMSARKYWHFIKLMGRSASHIALECALQTRPNVTLISEEVEAKQMTLADVVQEIAHSVMKRAEKGWNFGIVLIPEGLVEFIPEIKALIAKLNDMMSEKADEFGAIELEKQPEWVHAQLDAKSAEVYASLPRDIQFQLILDRDPHGNVQVSLIETEKLLSKMVASYLEKAKAEGKYKGKFAPLGHFFGYEGRCAFPSNFDADYCYSLGYTSFLLIANGMTGYISSLRELQRPASEWVAGGIPLTMMMNMERRHGEMKPVIRKALVELNGKPFQYFAHVREKWAVENDFAYPGAIQYYGPTEVCDQTSITLGLEKSK, encoded by the coding sequence ATGAAGTCTATCACCGCCTTGCAGAAAGCTCGATATGCTTATCTGCCCAAACTGCCCAGTGCCCTTATGCAAGATGTCAAGAATGTTGTTGCGGTTAAGGGTTCTGCAACTGAAAGTTTCGCCGATCAGCAAGCGATTAAGCAACTTTTTCCACACACCTACGGCCAACCGATTGTCTCTTTTGAGAGTGGTGCCTCTTCGGCAACCTTCAATCCTATCAAGGTGGGTGTTATCCTCTCGGGTGGACAGGCACCAGGTGGTCATAACGTTATTGCTGGCTTGTATGATGGCTTAAAAAAGGCTAATCCACAGAGTCAACTCTTTGGCTTTTTGGGTGGTCCATCGGGCTTGCTTGAGGCGAAGTACCTTGAAGTTACCGACAGCTTGATGGATGAGTATCGCAATACCGGTGGCTTTGATATGATTCAATCTGGGCGCACCAAGTTGGAGAGTAGTGAGCAGTTTGATTTGGTCTTGGAGAATGCACAGAAGCTCTCTTTGGATGCTCTTGTCGTGATTGGTGGTGATGACAGCAATACCAATGGCGCTGTCTTGGCGGAGTACTTTAAGGCAAAGAATAGTTCCATTCAAGTGATTGGTTGCCCTAAAACCATCGATGGTGATCTCAAGAATCAGTTTATCGAGACGAGCTTTGGCTTTGACACCGCTGCCAAAACCTACTCGGAGTTGATTGGTAATATTGCACGCGATGCGATGTCGGCGCGTAAGTATTGGCACTTTATCAAATTGATGGGTCGATCGGCAAGCCACATTGCGCTTGAGTGCGCCCTTCAGACGCGTCCTAATGTAACGTTGATTAGCGAAGAGGTTGAGGCTAAACAGATGACCTTAGCTGACGTTGTGCAAGAGATTGCTCATAGTGTGATGAAACGTGCTGAAAAGGGCTGGAATTTTGGTATCGTGCTGATTCCAGAAGGATTGGTTGAATTTATCCCTGAAATTAAGGCGCTCATCGCCAAGCTAAATGATATGATGAGCGAAAAAGCTGACGAATTTGGTGCAATCGAGCTAGAAAAGCAACCGGAGTGGGTGCATGCGCAACTCGATGCCAAGAGTGCCGAGGTCTATGCTTCGCTCCCGCGCGATATTCAATTTCAACTTATTTTAGATCGCGATCCACATGGTAATGTGCAGGTTTCTCTCATCGAAACCGAGAAGCTTCTCTCCAAAATGGTGGCAAGTTACCTAGAGAAGGCTAAGGCTGAAGGTAAGTATAAGGGTAAGTTCGCACCGTTAGGACACTTCTTTGGTTATGAAGGACGATGCGCTTTTCCTAGTAATTTTGATGCAGACTACTGCTACAGCTTGGGTTACACCTCCTTCTTGTTGATTGCTAATGGCATGACTGGTTATATCAGCAGTTTACGCGAGTTGCAACGCCCTGCTAGTGAGTGGGTTGCTGGTGGTATCCCGCTCACGATGATGATGAATATGGAGCGTCGCCACGGCGAGATGAAGCCAGTTATCCGTAAGGCGCTGGTGGAGCTCAATGGCAAACCATTCCAGTACTTTGCGCATGTGCGTGAAAAGTGGGCGGTGGAGAACGACTTTGCCTATCCTGGGGCGATTCAATATTATGGTCCAACCGAGGTCTGTGATCAAACGTCGATTACGTTAGGTCTGGAGAAGAGCAAGTAG
- a CDS encoding dihydrofolate reductase family protein: MSGKVILYVAMSLDGYLAKKNHAMDWLLGESAREDIDNGYAQFYDTIGTLLMGATTYREIIEHLSPDAWPYPDKPSYVFTSKAYPAQPDVHFIRNSPSQILHEIRKTSQQDIWLVGGARLIHTFMSKNLIDKYIISIIPTLLGEGILLFAQREEAEIKLSLIEQRSVDGIVELHYIPRKKPE, from the coding sequence CTTTACGTAGCAATGAGTTTAGATGGATATCTCGCTAAAAAAAATCACGCGATGGACTGGTTGCTTGGAGAAAGTGCGCGTGAAGATATCGACAATGGATATGCGCAATTTTACGATACCATAGGTACACTCCTCATGGGAGCCACTACGTATCGTGAAATCATCGAGCATCTCTCGCCCGATGCCTGGCCTTATCCAGATAAACCCAGCTATGTCTTTACCTCTAAAGCATATCCAGCACAACCTGATGTGCACTTCATACGAAACAGTCCTAGTCAAATCCTTCATGAAATTCGTAAAACTTCTCAACAAGATATTTGGTTGGTTGGCGGAGCGCGATTGATTCATACCTTTATGTCAAAAAATCTCATCGATAAGTATATCATCTCGATCATCCCTACCCTCTTGGGTGAGGGCATTCTGCTCTTTGCCCAACGCGAAGAAGCGGAGATCAAACTCTCCCTTATCGAACAACGAAGCGTTGATGGCATTGTCGAACTACATTATATTCCGCGTAAAAAGCCAGAATAA